One genomic segment of Oxalobacteraceae sp. CFBP 8761 includes these proteins:
- a CDS encoding SDR family NAD(P)-dependent oxidoreductase, giving the protein MMNSLPDQFHALVIGASGTIGAAFVDLLEQSPRCASVRGLHRQSAPAIDFADEASVADAAQALASGPRYHLIVNATGVLHDGATMPEKRLADLNYPQMQATFMANTFGPALVMRHFAPLLAGERAIMAMLSAKVGSIGDNRLGGWYSYRASKAALNMLVKTAAIEVARTQKNSVLVALHPGTVNSRLSKPFRGEIIGRPAQAAATDMLHVLDALTPADSGSFRSYNGAELPW; this is encoded by the coding sequence ATGATGAACAGTTTGCCGGACCAATTTCATGCGCTGGTTATCGGTGCCTCGGGGACGATCGGCGCGGCCTTTGTCGATCTGCTGGAACAGTCGCCGCGCTGCGCCTCGGTGCGGGGGCTGCACCGCCAGTCGGCGCCCGCGATCGATTTCGCGGACGAGGCCAGTGTTGCCGACGCGGCGCAGGCGCTTGCCAGCGGGCCGCGCTACCACCTGATCGTGAATGCGACCGGTGTGTTGCACGACGGCGCAACGATGCCCGAGAAGCGGCTGGCCGACCTGAACTACCCGCAGATGCAGGCAACCTTCATGGCGAACACCTTCGGTCCTGCGCTGGTCATGCGCCATTTCGCGCCATTGCTGGCAGGCGAGCGCGCCATCATGGCCATGTTGTCGGCCAAGGTGGGCAGCATCGGCGATAACCGCCTGGGTGGCTGGTACAGCTACCGTGCCTCGAAGGCGGCCCTGAACATGCTCGTGAAAACCGCGGCGATCGAAGTCGCGCGTACGCAGAAGAACAGCGTGCTGGTCGCACTGCATCCGGGGACCGTGAATTCACGGCTGTCGAAACCGTTTCGTGGTGAAATCATCGGGCGACCGGCCCAGGCCGCTGCCACGGACATGCTGCACGTTCTCGATGCGCTGACGCCGGCCGACAGCGGTTCGTTCAGATCGTATAACGGCGCCGAATTGCCCTGGTAG
- a CDS encoding DUF885 domain-containing protein translates to MTSSLPLLLCTLLCAALPAMAQVKTPATPEKMNQLYAAYWEDYLRENPIAATFNGDARYNDRFGPVSSAEERKQSRALSEKYLAASAKFDPAPLPAEDRISYDLLRYRLQQVLDGLRFPSDLVPVDQFSGLHLMMAQLGSGASTQPFQTVQDYDNWLARAAGYAPAVDNVIDDMRLGIKQGIVMPKALISRVLPQLESVGSDDLATSTYMGPVKKFPASFSAADKARLTDAYGKLVREQLAPANRKLLAFMRDTYLPAGRTTAGIGALPGGKEWYAFRARQSTTTDLTPAQIHDIGLSEVARIRTQFEEAKVRVGFKGTLRQFFDHLNNAPELRFTSREEIQAAYEGVRPQVEAKVGQLFANVPKAPFEIRPVEAFREVSAAPASYQRGSVDGKRPGIFYYNAYKPETRTRFTTNAFFLHEAIPGHHFERSLAQETTGLPAFRRFGGSTAFSEGWGLYSEMLGQEIGMYDDPWQWIGRLTAEIWRGVRLVVDTGIHEKGWTREQAIAYFMDNVPQNEVTAVQEVERYIAVPGQALSYKIGELKLRELRARAEKTLGKDFDLRAFHNEVLSHGAVPLDVLEAATDRWIAAQKKS, encoded by the coding sequence ATGACCAGCTCGCTTCCCCTGCTCCTGTGCACCCTGCTGTGCGCCGCCCTCCCCGCCATGGCCCAGGTCAAAACGCCGGCCACGCCGGAAAAAATGAACCAGCTGTACGCCGCTTACTGGGAAGACTATCTGCGCGAAAATCCGATCGCCGCGACCTTCAACGGCGACGCGCGCTACAACGATCGCTTCGGCCCCGTTTCGTCGGCCGAGGAGCGCAAGCAAAGCCGCGCGCTGTCAGAAAAATACCTCGCCGCCAGCGCCAAGTTCGATCCGGCACCGCTGCCGGCGGAAGACCGCATCAGCTATGACCTGCTGCGCTACCGCCTGCAGCAGGTGCTCGACGGCCTGCGTTTTCCGTCCGACCTGGTGCCGGTGGACCAGTTCTCGGGCCTGCACCTGATGATGGCCCAACTGGGTTCCGGCGCCTCGACGCAGCCGTTCCAGACCGTCCAGGATTACGACAACTGGCTGGCGCGCGCCGCCGGCTATGCTCCGGCGGTCGACAACGTGATTGACGACATGCGCCTCGGGATCAAGCAGGGCATCGTGATGCCGAAGGCCCTGATCAGCCGCGTACTGCCGCAGCTCGAGAGTGTCGGCAGCGACGACCTGGCGACCAGCACCTATATGGGCCCGGTGAAGAAGTTCCCGGCCTCGTTCAGCGCCGCCGACAAGGCGCGCCTGACCGACGCGTACGGCAAGCTGGTGCGCGAGCAGCTCGCGCCTGCGAACCGCAAGCTGCTCGCGTTCATGCGCGACACCTACCTGCCGGCCGGCCGCACCACGGCCGGCATTGGCGCCCTACCCGGTGGCAAGGAATGGTATGCGTTCCGCGCGCGCCAGTCGACCACGACCGACCTGACGCCGGCGCAGATCCACGACATTGGCCTGTCGGAAGTGGCGCGCATCCGCACCCAGTTCGAAGAGGCCAAGGTACGCGTGGGCTTCAAGGGCACGCTCAGGCAATTTTTTGATCACCTGAACAATGCGCCCGAGCTGCGCTTCACCTCGCGGGAAGAAATCCAGGCCGCCTATGAAGGCGTGCGGCCGCAGGTCGAGGCCAAGGTGGGCCAGCTGTTCGCGAACGTGCCGAAGGCGCCGTTTGAAATCCGCCCGGTCGAAGCGTTCCGCGAAGTGAGCGCGGCGCCGGCGTCGTACCAGCGCGGTTCGGTCGACGGCAAGCGGCCCGGCATCTTCTATTACAACGCCTACAAGCCCGAGACGCGCACGCGCTTCACCACCAATGCGTTCTTCCTGCACGAGGCGATTCCCGGCCACCACTTCGAGCGCAGCCTGGCGCAGGAAACGACCGGTCTGCCAGCCTTCCGCCGGTTCGGCGGCAGCACCGCATTTTCGGAAGGCTGGGGCCTGTACAGCGAAATGCTGGGCCAGGAAATCGGCATGTACGACGACCCGTGGCAGTGGATCGGGCGCCTGACGGCCGAGATCTGGCGCGGCGTGCGCCTGGTGGTCGACACCGGCATCCACGAGAAAGGCTGGACGCGCGAACAGGCCATCGCCTACTTCATGGACAACGTGCCGCAGAACGAAGTGACGGCGGTGCAGGAAGTCGAGCGTTATATCGCGGTGCCGGGCCAGGCGCTCAGCTACAAGATCGGTGAACTCAAGCTGCGCGAACTGCGCGCGCGTGCTGAAAAGACGCTGGGCAAGGACTTCGACCTGCGCGCCTTCCACAACGAAGTGCTGTCGCACGGTGCGGTGCCGCTCGACGTGCTGGAAGCGGCGACCGATCGCTGGATCGCGGCGCAGAAGAAAAGCTGA